The Stackebrandtia nassauensis DSM 44728 genome includes the window CCGAGCCGGATGTCGCGACCCCGGTGCACCTCGGCCATGCCGCCATAGCCGATCATTCCACCGATCTCGTACCGGCCGCCGAGTAGGCGAGGCTGGGCCGTCATCGTCTAAGCTTCCTCTGCGATATCCATTGTGGCCTAGGGCTTGCAGCCGAGTCCGGGAGGCTTGCAAGACTTGCTGGGCCCGGTGCCGCCACCGGACTGGCTCGGGCCGCCGGTGTCGCCCGGGGTCTGGGATCCGTTGTCGCCACCCTCCACCCGGGTACGGCTGGCGCTGACCTTGATCGGCGTCGTCGGGTCCTGCTTGCCGTCCGGAGTGATGTCCGACGTGTACAGACCGATGCCGTCGACCGTGACCTTCTCGAAGCCCAGCTTCTCCAGCGCCGCCTTGACCTGCTGCGGCGGCTTGTTGAGGTAGTCCTCGGTCTTGATCTCGATCTTGCCGTCGTCCTCTTCCCCGTCGGACTGCTTCGACTCGGAGGTCTTGTCCTTGCCGTCGTCTCCGGCCTGGTCTTCGCCACCGGTTCCGGCGGCGATCGCCCACACGGTCGCGACCAGCACCACCACCAGCAGGGTGGCGCCGGCGACCATCAGCAGCATCTTGTTGCGGCGCTGCGCCGGGGCCGGGGTGTGCGGACTCACCTCCGGGTTGAGCGAGGTCGGGTCCACGTCGAGGCCGCGTCCCGGCGGCGGCGTGGCCGAACCGCGGGGCGCCATCGGCTGCTGTGCCGGGGCCGGAACCGTCATCGAGGTGTCGGTGACGGCGGGGGCGGGCGAGGTCGGCGTCACGGGCGAGCCCGGAGCCAGACCGACGGCCACCCGGGCCGCCTGCGCCATCGCCTCACCGGTGGCGAACCGCTGCGCCGGGTCCTTGGCCAGCGCCGAGGCCACGAAGGCCCGCGCGGTCTCGGGGACGTCGTCCGGCAGCGGCGGCGGTTCGTCGTTCATGTGCCGCATCGCCAGTTCCACCGGGTTGTCGCTGTCGAAGGGACGGCGCCCGGCGAGGCACTGGTAGGCGACGATACCGAGCGAGTACACATCGGACTGACCCGTCACCGGGTTTCCGGAGGCCTGCTCGGGAGAGATGTACGCGGCGGTGCCCAGCACCGAACCCGCCTGGGTCAGGCCCCCGGTCAGCGCCGAACGGGCGATGCCGAAGTCGGTCAGCATCACGGTTCCGTTGGGCTGCAACAACAGGTTGCCCGGTTTGACGTCACGGTGCACGACCCCGGCCTGGTGCGCGGCGTCCAGCGCCTCGGCGGCCTGCGCGACGATCGGCAGCGCCTGCTCGGCACTCAGCCGACCCTCGCGCTGCAACCGCGCGGTCAGCGACTCCCCGGAGACGAACTCCATCACCAGATACGCGACCTGGCCGCCGCCCTGCAACGGCGACTCGCCGTAGTCGTAGACCCGGACGATGTTGGGGTGGGTCAGGGTGGCCACAACGCGCGCCTCGCCCCGGAACCGCTCGATAAAGCCCGGCTCGTTCAGCAGCGAGGGCAGCAGCACCTTGGCGGCGACCTCCCGGCCCAGCACCTCGTCGGTGGCACGCCACACGTCGCCCATGCCACCGGTGGCGATGCGCTCGTCCAGCCGGTAGCGGCCGCCGAGCTTCATGCCCGGAGTCATCATCGCGTCGTTTCCTTGTCTTGTGGGGCCATCACGTCTCGTCTTCCATGGTGCCTGCCGCTCGTCGCCGTCACTTACCCAGTGCCGTCTTCATCAGCTCGCCGGCGATGCGGGTGGCCTCTCCACTGCCACCATCCCCGGCCTGGGACAGGAACACCGACACCGCGATCTTCGGTTCCCCATTGTCGTCCATCGCGAAGCCCGCGAACCAACCGTGTTCGGGGTTGCCGTCGCCGTTCTCGGCGGTACCGGTCTTGCCCCCGACGGTCGCGCCCGGGACCTTGGCGTTGCCTCCGGTGCCCTGCGGGTCTTCGACGACGCTTTCCATCAGGCTCTTGAGGTCCTCGGCGACCCCGGAGTCGATGCTGGTCATGGTGTCGGTCTCCATGCCCTTGAGCGTGGTCTTGTCGGGAGCCTGCAGTTCCTTGATCAGGTTGGGCGCCATCTGGTCGCCGCCGTTGGCGACGATGGAAGCGGACAGCGCCATCATCATCGGGGTGGCGCGCACGTTGTTCTGCCCGAAGCACGCCTGCGCCAGGAACGCCGGCGACTCGATCACCGACTGCTCCTCGGTGTCGACCTGACTGGCGATCACCGGCAGCGGGGTGGCGTACTCGTCGTTGCCGAAACCGAAGGTCTCGGCCATCTCGACGAAGGACTCGGCGCCGTTGTCGACCTTGCCCTCGAAGTTCTCCACGCACAGCCGCGCGAAGGTGGTGTTGCACGACTTCGCGAAGGCCGACCGCAGCGTCTCGGTCTCGGAGCACTGGTTGGCCGCGTTCTTCACCACCTGGTCGGTCTGCGGC containing:
- a CDS encoding serine/threonine-protein kinase; translation: MMTPGMKLGGRYRLDERIATGGMGDVWRATDEVLGREVAAKVLLPSLLNEPGFIERFRGEARVVATLTHPNIVRVYDYGESPLQGGGQVAYLVMEFVSGESLTARLQREGRLSAEQALPIVAQAAEALDAAHQAGVVHRDVKPGNLLLQPNGTVMLTDFGIARSALTGGLTQAGSVLGTAAYISPEQASGNPVTGQSDVYSLGIVAYQCLAGRRPFDSDNPVELAMRHMNDEPPPLPDDVPETARAFVASALAKDPAQRFATGEAMAQAARVAVGLAPGSPVTPTSPAPAVTDTSMTVPAPAQQPMAPRGSATPPPGRGLDVDPTSLNPEVSPHTPAPAQRRNKMLLMVAGATLLVVVLVATVWAIAAGTGGEDQAGDDGKDKTSESKQSDGEEDDGKIEIKTEDYLNKPPQQVKAALEKLGFEKVTVDGIGLYTSDITPDGKQDPTTPIKVSASRTRVEGGDNGSQTPGDTGGPSQSGGGTGPSKSCKPPGLGCKP